A genomic stretch from Mus pahari chromosome 6, PAHARI_EIJ_v1.1, whole genome shotgun sequence includes:
- the Trmo gene encoding tRNA (adenine(37)-N6)-methyltransferase isoform X4, producing the protein MIDGTPVLDIKPYIADYDSPQNLSVHNDHHKLRAEAQADGTANSCDQRLLSGCGKAQPCQITKERWKCLEDRTSGKNSQKSRDMSEIQHTLPKDRERVVDLSLEPSRGENMDMPESQLGPPELKSFLEEGTDRPRKVEGALVLPGGSAKTQWGASCRARTADRVPCSVVPSWVTEAPVAPLQVRFTPHAEMDLRKLSSGDASQPSFKYFHSAEEAKHAIEDVLAADPRSVYRRKLCEDRLFFFTVDTAHVTCWFGDGFAEVVRIKLASEPVQVTDPENSLVALGS; encoded by the exons ATGATAGACGGCACACCTGTGCTAGACATAAAGCCCTACATTGCTGACTACGACTCACCGCAGAACCTCAGTGTACACAATGACCACCACAAGCTGAGAGCTGAGGCCCAGGCTGATGGCACAGCTAACAGTTGTGACCAGCGGCTGCTCTCAGGGTGTGGGAAAGCACAGCCTTGTCAGATCACCAAGGAGAGATGGAAATGCCTTGAAGACAGGACCTCAGGAAAAAACTCCCAGAAGTCCAGAGACATGTCAGAAATCCAGCATACTTtgccaaaagacagagagagagtggtGGATCTGTCACTGGAACCAAGCCGAGGTGAGAACATGGATATGCCCGAAAGTCAGCTTGGCCCACCGGAACTGAAGAGCTTTCTGGAAGAAGGCACTGATAGACCAAGGAAAGTGGAAGGTGCCTTGGTCCTGCCGGGGGGCAGTGCAAAAACACAGTGGGGTGCTTCCTGCCGTGCCAGGACAGCTGACAGAGTGCCCTGCAGTGTTGTCCCCAGCTGGGTGACAGAGGCTCCCGTAGCCCCTTTACAAGTCCGGTTTACTCCTCACGCAGAGATGGATCTGAGGAAGCTCAGTTCAGGAG ATGCTAGTCAACCGTCATTTAAATACTTCCACTCCGCAGAGGAAGCCAAGCATGCCATTGAGGATGTGCTGGCAGCAGACCCTCGGTCTGTGTACCGACGGAAGCTCTGTGAGGACCGCCTTTTCTTCTTCACTGTGGACACAGCACATGTCACATGCTGGTTTGGTGATGGCTTTGCAGAGGTTGTGAGAATTAAACTGGCTTCTGAGCCTGTTCAGGTGACTGACCCTGAGAACTCTTTGGTGGCCCTGGGGTCTTGA
- the Trmo gene encoding tRNA (adenine(37)-N6)-methyltransferase isoform X1, with protein MRGLEKQGRCATAAACGCAQPALETGNLLTEPIGYLESCFPAKIGTPRQPSICSHSRACLKIRKSIFNNPEHSLMGLEQFSHVWILFVFHKNGHLNYKAKVQPPRLNGAKTGVFSTRSPHRPNAIGLTLAKLEKVEGGAVYLSGVDMIDGTPVLDIKPYIADYDSPQNLSVHNDHHKLRAEAQADGTANSCDQRLLSGCGKAQPCQITKERWKCLEDRTSGKNSQKSRDMSEIQHTLPKDRERVVDLSLEPSRGENMDMPESQLGPPELKSFLEEGTDRPRKVEGALVLPGGSAKTQWGASCRARTADRVPCSVVPSWVTEAPVAPLQVRFTPHAEMDLRKLSSGDASQPSFKYFHSAEEAKHAIEDVLAADPRSVYRRKLCEDRLFFFTVDTAHVTCWFGDGFAEVVRIKLASEPVQVTDPENSLVALGS; from the exons ATGCGCGGCTTGGAGAAGCAGGGTCGGTGTGCTACGGCGGCCGCATGTGGGTGCGCTCAGCCGGCCCTGGAGACAG GGAATCTTTTAACTGAGCCAATAGGGTACTTGGAATCATGTTTCCCAGCCAAGATTGGCACTCCAAGGCAGCCATCCATCTGTAGCCACTCCAGAGCCTGTCTGAAGATCAGAAAGAGCATCTTTAATAACCCTGAGCATTCCTTGATGGGCCTAGAACAGTTTTCTCATGTTTG gattttatttgtttttcacaaaAATGGCCATTTGAACTACAAGGCAAAAGTGCAGCCGCCCAGGCTGAACGGGGCAAAGACTGGAGTGTTCTCCACACGGAGCCCTCATCGCCCTAATGCCATAGGACTGACGCTGGCCAAGCTGGAGAAGGTGGAAG GTGGAGCTGTCTACCTGTCTGGAGTTGACATGATAGACGGCACACCTGTGCTAGACATAAAGCCCTACATTGCTGACTACGACTCACCGCAGAACCTCAGTGTACACAATGACCACCACAAGCTGAGAGCTGAGGCCCAGGCTGATGGCACAGCTAACAGTTGTGACCAGCGGCTGCTCTCAGGGTGTGGGAAAGCACAGCCTTGTCAGATCACCAAGGAGAGATGGAAATGCCTTGAAGACAGGACCTCAGGAAAAAACTCCCAGAAGTCCAGAGACATGTCAGAAATCCAGCATACTTtgccaaaagacagagagagagtggtGGATCTGTCACTGGAACCAAGCCGAGGTGAGAACATGGATATGCCCGAAAGTCAGCTTGGCCCACCGGAACTGAAGAGCTTTCTGGAAGAAGGCACTGATAGACCAAGGAAAGTGGAAGGTGCCTTGGTCCTGCCGGGGGGCAGTGCAAAAACACAGTGGGGTGCTTCCTGCCGTGCCAGGACAGCTGACAGAGTGCCCTGCAGTGTTGTCCCCAGCTGGGTGACAGAGGCTCCCGTAGCCCCTTTACAAGTCCGGTTTACTCCTCACGCAGAGATGGATCTGAGGAAGCTCAGTTCAGGAG ATGCTAGTCAACCGTCATTTAAATACTTCCACTCCGCAGAGGAAGCCAAGCATGCCATTGAGGATGTGCTGGCAGCAGACCCTCGGTCTGTGTACCGACGGAAGCTCTGTGAGGACCGCCTTTTCTTCTTCACTGTGGACACAGCACATGTCACATGCTGGTTTGGTGATGGCTTTGCAGAGGTTGTGAGAATTAAACTGGCTTCTGAGCCTGTTCAGGTGACTGACCCTGAGAACTCTTTGGTGGCCCTGGGGTCTTGA
- the Trmo gene encoding tRNA (adenine(37)-N6)-methyltransferase isoform X3 produces MWVRSAGPGDRILFVFHKNGHLNYKAKVQPPRLNGAKTGVFSTRSPHRPNAIGLTLAKLEKVEGGAVYLSGVDMIDGTPVLDIKPYIADYDSPQNLSVHNDHHKLRAEAQADGTANSCDQRLLSGCGKAQPCQITKERWKCLEDRTSGKNSQKSRDMSEIQHTLPKDRERVVDLSLEPSRGENMDMPESQLGPPELKSFLEEGTDRPRKVEGALVLPGGSAKTQWGASCRARTADRVPCSVVPSWVTEAPVAPLQVRFTPHAEMDLRKLSSGDASQPSFKYFHSAEEAKHAIEDVLAADPRSVYRRKLCEDRLFFFTVDTAHVTCWFGDGFAEVVRIKLASEPVQVTDPENSLVALGS; encoded by the exons ATGTGGGTGCGCTCAGCCGGCCCTGGAGACAG gattttatttgtttttcacaaaAATGGCCATTTGAACTACAAGGCAAAAGTGCAGCCGCCCAGGCTGAACGGGGCAAAGACTGGAGTGTTCTCCACACGGAGCCCTCATCGCCCTAATGCCATAGGACTGACGCTGGCCAAGCTGGAGAAGGTGGAAG GTGGAGCTGTCTACCTGTCTGGAGTTGACATGATAGACGGCACACCTGTGCTAGACATAAAGCCCTACATTGCTGACTACGACTCACCGCAGAACCTCAGTGTACACAATGACCACCACAAGCTGAGAGCTGAGGCCCAGGCTGATGGCACAGCTAACAGTTGTGACCAGCGGCTGCTCTCAGGGTGTGGGAAAGCACAGCCTTGTCAGATCACCAAGGAGAGATGGAAATGCCTTGAAGACAGGACCTCAGGAAAAAACTCCCAGAAGTCCAGAGACATGTCAGAAATCCAGCATACTTtgccaaaagacagagagagagtggtGGATCTGTCACTGGAACCAAGCCGAGGTGAGAACATGGATATGCCCGAAAGTCAGCTTGGCCCACCGGAACTGAAGAGCTTTCTGGAAGAAGGCACTGATAGACCAAGGAAAGTGGAAGGTGCCTTGGTCCTGCCGGGGGGCAGTGCAAAAACACAGTGGGGTGCTTCCTGCCGTGCCAGGACAGCTGACAGAGTGCCCTGCAGTGTTGTCCCCAGCTGGGTGACAGAGGCTCCCGTAGCCCCTTTACAAGTCCGGTTTACTCCTCACGCAGAGATGGATCTGAGGAAGCTCAGTTCAGGAG ATGCTAGTCAACCGTCATTTAAATACTTCCACTCCGCAGAGGAAGCCAAGCATGCCATTGAGGATGTGCTGGCAGCAGACCCTCGGTCTGTGTACCGACGGAAGCTCTGTGAGGACCGCCTTTTCTTCTTCACTGTGGACACAGCACATGTCACATGCTGGTTTGGTGATGGCTTTGCAGAGGTTGTGAGAATTAAACTGGCTTCTGAGCCTGTTCAGGTGACTGACCCTGAGAACTCTTTGGTGGCCCTGGGGTCTTGA
- the Trmo gene encoding tRNA (adenine(37)-N6)-methyltransferase isoform X2, which yields MRSSVWLAGNLLTEPIGYLESCFPAKIGTPRQPSICSHSRACLKIRKSIFNNPEHSLMGLEQFSHVWILFVFHKNGHLNYKAKVQPPRLNGAKTGVFSTRSPHRPNAIGLTLAKLEKVEGGAVYLSGVDMIDGTPVLDIKPYIADYDSPQNLSVHNDHHKLRAEAQADGTANSCDQRLLSGCGKAQPCQITKERWKCLEDRTSGKNSQKSRDMSEIQHTLPKDRERVVDLSLEPSRGENMDMPESQLGPPELKSFLEEGTDRPRKVEGALVLPGGSAKTQWGASCRARTADRVPCSVVPSWVTEAPVAPLQVRFTPHAEMDLRKLSSGDASQPSFKYFHSAEEAKHAIEDVLAADPRSVYRRKLCEDRLFFFTVDTAHVTCWFGDGFAEVVRIKLASEPVQVTDPENSLVALGS from the exons ATGAGGTCTTCGGTGTGGCTGGCAG GGAATCTTTTAACTGAGCCAATAGGGTACTTGGAATCATGTTTCCCAGCCAAGATTGGCACTCCAAGGCAGCCATCCATCTGTAGCCACTCCAGAGCCTGTCTGAAGATCAGAAAGAGCATCTTTAATAACCCTGAGCATTCCTTGATGGGCCTAGAACAGTTTTCTCATGTTTG gattttatttgtttttcacaaaAATGGCCATTTGAACTACAAGGCAAAAGTGCAGCCGCCCAGGCTGAACGGGGCAAAGACTGGAGTGTTCTCCACACGGAGCCCTCATCGCCCTAATGCCATAGGACTGACGCTGGCCAAGCTGGAGAAGGTGGAAG GTGGAGCTGTCTACCTGTCTGGAGTTGACATGATAGACGGCACACCTGTGCTAGACATAAAGCCCTACATTGCTGACTACGACTCACCGCAGAACCTCAGTGTACACAATGACCACCACAAGCTGAGAGCTGAGGCCCAGGCTGATGGCACAGCTAACAGTTGTGACCAGCGGCTGCTCTCAGGGTGTGGGAAAGCACAGCCTTGTCAGATCACCAAGGAGAGATGGAAATGCCTTGAAGACAGGACCTCAGGAAAAAACTCCCAGAAGTCCAGAGACATGTCAGAAATCCAGCATACTTtgccaaaagacagagagagagtggtGGATCTGTCACTGGAACCAAGCCGAGGTGAGAACATGGATATGCCCGAAAGTCAGCTTGGCCCACCGGAACTGAAGAGCTTTCTGGAAGAAGGCACTGATAGACCAAGGAAAGTGGAAGGTGCCTTGGTCCTGCCGGGGGGCAGTGCAAAAACACAGTGGGGTGCTTCCTGCCGTGCCAGGACAGCTGACAGAGTGCCCTGCAGTGTTGTCCCCAGCTGGGTGACAGAGGCTCCCGTAGCCCCTTTACAAGTCCGGTTTACTCCTCACGCAGAGATGGATCTGAGGAAGCTCAGTTCAGGAG ATGCTAGTCAACCGTCATTTAAATACTTCCACTCCGCAGAGGAAGCCAAGCATGCCATTGAGGATGTGCTGGCAGCAGACCCTCGGTCTGTGTACCGACGGAAGCTCTGTGAGGACCGCCTTTTCTTCTTCACTGTGGACACAGCACATGTCACATGCTGGTTTGGTGATGGCTTTGCAGAGGTTGTGAGAATTAAACTGGCTTCTGAGCCTGTTCAGGTGACTGACCCTGAGAACTCTTTGGTGGCCCTGGGGTCTTGA
- the Hemgn gene encoding hemogen, producing the protein MDVRKDRPHLKLHQTLEPHPQKSYAPDIIGSWSLRNREQLRKRKAEAQGRQTSQWLLGEQKKRKCQRTGKGHKRGRKRQGNMEQKAEPCSQTERERVQAVLVPAEEETEHPGNSAPEALPLVPSPTKAVPAEQCSEVHQESTQCQERAMPNHSQTHLSPTMCQGIAILQHSPKIHQDMAEPEAFSPNTCQETAVPQTYSPNALEEMAGPEALSLKMCQETTVSPNHSPKVPQDVARPEVLSPKTHQETTVPKAVPCIPPGDAAGLEGCSPQAFPESDVAEGCPLDTTPTSVTPEQTTSDPDLGMAVTEGFFSETQECTVSEGISTKTHREAVEPEFISHETYKEFTVPIVSSQKTIQESPGPEEYSPETLVAIPGPENYSLETCHEMSGPEDLSTKPCKIRDEPKCSLPEGAQEVGGAQGQGPDAQDSEDTGAFSQDCTEMEEENKADQDREAPASPQGPQETCPEDSIYSSALF; encoded by the exons ATGGACGTGAGGAAGGACCGACCTCATCTGAAGCTCCACCAGACGCTTGAACCTCATCCACAGAAGTCCTATGCTCCAG ACATCATTGGATCTTGGAGTCTGAGAAACAGAGAACAACTGAGGAAGAGAAAAGCTGAGGCCCAGGGGAGGCAGACGTCACAATGGCTCCTTGG agaacagaaaaaacGCAAGTGTCAGAGAACAGGAAAAGGACATAAAAGAGGCCGAAAGAGACAAGGGAACATGGAGCAAAAGGCAGAGCCTTGTTcacaaacagaaagggaaagggtGCAAGCGGTTTTGGTGCCCGCTGAGGAGGAAACCGAGCACCCTGGGAACTCTGCACCGGAAGCCCTCCCCTTGGTACCATCCCCTACAAAAGCTGTGCCTGCAGAGCAGTGTTCTGAAGTGCACCAAGAAAGCACTCAGTGTCAAGAAAGAGCAATGCCAAACCATTCTCAAACACacctctctcctaccatgtgcCAAGGAATAGCGATACTTCAACATTCTCCTAAAATACACCAAGATATGGCCGAACCTGAGGCATTCTCTCCTAACACGTGCCAGGAGACAGCTGTGCCCCAAACCTATTCTCCCAACGCACTTGAAGAAATGGCTGGACCTGAAGCACTCTCTCTGAAAATGTGCCAGGAAACAACTGTGTCCCCAAACCATTCTCCCAAAGTACCCCAAGATGTAGCCAGACCTGAAGTCCTCTCTCCTAAAACACATCAAGAGACGACTGTTCCAAAAGCCGTTCCCTGTATACCACCTGGAGATGCTGCTGGCCTGGAGGGATGCTCCCCACAAGCCTTCCCCGAATCAGATGTCGCCGAAGGCTGTCCACTTGACACAACCCCCACGTCAGTCACACCAGAACAAACCACTTCCGACCCAGATCTGGGAATGGCTGTGACTGAAGGCTTCTTTTCTGAAACCCAAGAGTGCACTGTTTCTGAAGGCATTTCTACAAAAACACACCGAGAAGCAGTTGAACCTGAATTCATTTCTCATGAGACTTATAAAGAATTCACTGTGCCTATAGTCTCTTCTCAGAAAACAATCCAAGAATCACCTGGGCCTGAAGAATATTCACCTGAAACATTGGTTGCAATACCTGGGCCTGAGAACTATTCACTGGAAACCTGCCATGAAATGTCGGGGCCTGAAGACCTCTCTACCAAGCCCTGTAAGATCAGGGATGAGCCGAAATGCAGCCTTCCAGAAGGagcccaggaagtgggtggggccCAGGGGCAGGGCCCTGATGCACAGGACAGTGAGGACACCGGAGCTTTCTCTCAA gattgtacagaaatggaggaagaaaacaaagcagatcAAGATCGGGAAGCTCCAGCAAGCCCACAGGGTCCTCAAGAAACCTGTCCGGAAGATAGCATTTACAGCTCTGCTCTATTTTAA